One genomic region from Desulfuromonas sp. TF encodes:
- a CDS encoding PleD family two-component system response regulator, protein MSPTKKKILVVDDDEKHLLTTKELLELAGYEVVVHNSPFRSSEVVKASSPDLIILDVNMPALSGDRLCSLLKRHSAAKNLPVLLYSSNDEDSLRRSVAEFGADGYVCKGDIAGLRNLVSRKLKS, encoded by the coding sequence ATGAGTCCGACGAAAAAGAAGATCCTCGTCGTCGATGACGACGAAAAACACCTGCTGACAACCAAGGAACTCCTCGAACTTGCCGGCTACGAGGTTGTCGTCCACAATTCTCCATTCCGGAGCTCCGAGGTCGTTAAGGCGTCCTCTCCCGACCTGATCATTCTCGACGTCAACATGCCCGCCCTCTCAGGCGATCGTTTATGTTCCCTGCTCAAGAGGCACTCTGCCGCAAAAAACCTGCCGGTGCTCCTCTACTCGTCCAACGATGAGGACAGCCTGCGGCGCTCGGTGGCTGAGTTCGGCGCCGACGGCTATGTCTGCAAAGGGGATATTGCCGGCCTTCGCAACCTTGTCAGTCGGAAGTTGAAATCCTGA
- a CDS encoding ATP/GTP-binding protein, with protein sequence MSFINYASREINCKIVYYGPGLCGKTTNLQLVYQKTAPEAKGKMISLATETERTLFFDFLPLALGEIRGFKTRFHLYTVPGQVFYDASRKLILKGVDGVVFVADSQEERLDANIESMENLKDNLEEQGYQLEKLPFVIQYNKRDLPNVTAVSELRNLLNPDNVPEFEACATTGEGVFETLKAVAKQILIDLKKGGG encoded by the coding sequence ATGTCTTTCATCAATTACGCCTCGCGCGAAATCAATTGTAAAATCGTCTATTACGGGCCGGGACTCTGCGGCAAGACCACAAACCTGCAGCTGGTCTATCAGAAGACCGCTCCCGAGGCCAAGGGGAAGATGATCTCACTGGCGACCGAAACGGAGCGGACCCTGTTTTTCGATTTCCTTCCCCTGGCCCTTGGCGAAATCCGGGGTTTTAAGACCCGGTTTCACCTTTACACCGTTCCCGGACAGGTTTTTTACGATGCCTCACGCAAGCTGATTCTCAAGGGGGTGGACGGCGTGGTTTTCGTTGCCGATTCTCAGGAGGAGCGGCTCGATGCCAACATCGAAAGTATGGAGAATCTCAAGGACAACCTGGAGGAGCAGGGGTATCAACTGGAAAAGCTTCCCTTCGTCATCCAGTACAACAAACGCGACCTGCCCAACGTCACGGCTGTATCGGAACTGCGCAATCTCCTGAACCCGGATAACGTTCCCGAATTCGAAGCCTGCGCCACGACCGGCGAAGGGGTTTTCGAGACCCTCAAGGCCGTCGCCAAGCAGATACTGATCGATCTGAAAAAAGGGGGAGGGTAG
- a CDS encoding roadblock/LC7 domain-containing protein: MFGSQSNFVMYDEELKRIYVVTEKLLRESNSKVIFLVDKNGQLIAATGETEHLDTTSLASLTAGNIAATGGLAKLIGEKEFSILFHEGEKDNIHISIVAGRVILVVIFDQRSSLGLVRLRVKKASDELGDIFEDLARKTAEMEKEGTAQSPFAEITDDDIDNLFK, encoded by the coding sequence ATGTTCGGGTCTCAGTCAAATTTCGTCATGTATGACGAAGAGCTCAAGAGAATATACGTCGTTACCGAGAAGCTTCTGCGCGAATCCAACAGCAAGGTCATTTTTCTTGTCGACAAAAACGGCCAGTTGATTGCAGCCACCGGCGAGACCGAGCACCTGGATACAACCAGCCTGGCGTCCCTGACGGCCGGGAATATCGCTGCAACCGGCGGCCTGGCCAAGCTGATCGGAGAAAAAGAATTTTCCATTCTCTTCCACGAGGGTGAAAAGGACAACATTCATATCTCCATCGTTGCCGGCCGGGTTATTCTGGTGGTCATTTTCGATCAACGCAGTTCCCTGGGCCTGGTGCGGCTCCGGGTCAAGAAGGCCAGCGACGAGCTGGGGGACATCTTCGAGGATCTGGCGCGAAAAACCGCAGAAATGGAAAAGGAGGGAACCGCTCAGAGTCCCTTCGCCGAGATAACCGATGACGACATCGACAATCTCTTCAAGTGA
- the asnB gene encoding asparagine synthase (glutamine-hydrolyzing) gives MCGIFGILQYKQDNPPEESRLLETARLLQHRGPDNCGIYSDAHLGLVHARLSLLDLSERGNQPFWDKSDRYGLVYNGEIYNFKELRAGLERRGVAFRTNCDTEVLLEHIIHIGIEATLPQLEGMFAFGFYDKKEQTLILARDRFGTKPLFIYDEEDALIFSSEVKGMIPWIKTEPDWLSISSYLCGFSGPSKGHSFFKKIKILPPGTLVRIRRGQAARHERFFSMSDFFDPDAADQLKHLKPLQIIDRTEELLLESVKKQLFADAPVGALCSGGVDSSLVMAMAARHHNNLAIFHANVAGPLSEYEAASSLARHLKLDLKEAVINDQDFIDQIPEVIKHFGHPFDIIPSSVPFLAVSKVVRDNRVKAVLSGEGADESFLGYKFLVPNVLRWKRQPKTALKQFLKNLASFVRHQGSDNSISPGFVMGFSPYTSIAYHHSVKRRPPTPELVMGMLNRFEVALETEEIFTNVKTLKSSSCSADYMRSIDLLNYNLRVLLHRNDTMGMAASIESRFPFLDSSLVKFAVNTPYNLKIRFSPTAFDKNHYFFKSKWILRQIADRYLPKNLSQRSKGAFPVDAFQRLKISPDYFENSLVSDMLELSAREMKYVMENSDKSLKFKLLQLDCWAHICLYNLSEETLNSKLKRYLQVTPWQAG, from the coding sequence ATGTGCGGCATATTCGGCATATTGCAATATAAACAAGACAACCCTCCTGAAGAATCCCGTCTCCTGGAAACTGCTCGTCTGCTTCAACACAGAGGTCCTGACAACTGTGGAATCTATTCAGATGCCCATTTGGGATTAGTACATGCCCGTCTTTCATTGCTGGATCTCAGCGAAAGAGGAAATCAACCTTTTTGGGATAAAAGCGACCGGTATGGGCTTGTCTACAATGGCGAAATCTATAATTTCAAGGAGCTTAGAGCAGGACTCGAACGGCGTGGGGTTGCCTTTCGAACGAATTGCGATACGGAAGTATTGTTGGAGCACATCATTCATATCGGGATTGAGGCGACTCTTCCCCAACTGGAAGGCATGTTCGCCTTCGGCTTTTATGACAAAAAGGAACAAACGCTGATCCTGGCACGGGACCGCTTCGGCACTAAGCCTCTTTTCATCTATGATGAAGAGGATGCTCTTATTTTCTCTTCTGAAGTAAAAGGGATGATTCCGTGGATCAAGACCGAGCCAGACTGGTTGTCGATCTCCTCTTACCTGTGCGGTTTTTCCGGGCCTTCGAAGGGGCATAGTTTTTTCAAGAAAATCAAAATCCTTCCGCCCGGCACCTTGGTCAGGATCCGTCGGGGCCAGGCAGCTCGCCACGAAAGATTCTTTTCCATGAGCGATTTCTTCGACCCCGATGCTGCTGATCAGCTGAAACACCTTAAACCTCTTCAAATCATAGATCGAACCGAGGAGTTACTGCTTGAGAGTGTAAAAAAACAGCTATTTGCTGACGCTCCTGTGGGGGCTCTATGCAGCGGCGGAGTAGATTCCTCGCTCGTCATGGCAATGGCGGCAAGACACCACAACAATCTTGCGATTTTTCACGCCAATGTTGCTGGACCATTGAGCGAGTATGAGGCCGCTTCTAGCCTTGCTAGACACCTCAAGCTGGATTTAAAAGAGGCGGTAATTAATGACCAGGATTTCATCGACCAGATCCCCGAGGTCATCAAACATTTCGGACACCCCTTCGACATCATTCCCAGTTCCGTGCCTTTCCTGGCCGTCTCCAAAGTAGTGCGTGACAACAGGGTCAAGGCCGTTCTTTCCGGAGAAGGAGCGGACGAATCCTTCTTGGGCTATAAATTTCTCGTTCCGAACGTCTTGAGGTGGAAAAGACAACCCAAAACAGCATTGAAGCAATTTCTAAAAAATCTGGCCAGCTTTGTCAGGCACCAAGGTTCAGACAATTCAATATCACCCGGATTCGTTATGGGTTTTTCGCCTTATACCAGCATTGCATACCACCATTCAGTTAAAAGAAGACCTCCCACTCCGGAACTTGTCATGGGAATGCTCAATCGCTTTGAGGTGGCTTTGGAAACAGAAGAGATATTTACAAATGTCAAAACCTTAAAGAGTTCATCTTGTTCTGCAGACTACATGAGATCTATCGATCTGCTAAATTACAACCTGCGTGTATTGCTTCATCGTAACGATACGATGGGCATGGCTGCGAGCATCGAATCGCGTTTTCCATTTCTCGATAGCTCTTTAGTCAAATTTGCAGTGAATACTCCATACAATCTTAAGATTCGGTTTTCACCGACTGCTTTTGACAAAAACCATTACTTCTTCAAAAGCAAATGGATTCTAAGACAGATAGCGGATCGTTATTTACCAAAAAATCTGAGTCAAAGATCAAAGGGTGCATTTCCGGTTGATGCATTCCAACGTTTAAAAATATCACCAGATTATTTTGAAAATTCTCTAGTTTCCGACATGCTTGAACTTTCTGCCCGCGAAATGAAGTATGTGATGGAAAATTCAGATAAATCCTTAAAATTTAAACTATTGCAACTCGATTGCTGGGCTCACATTTGTCTATACAATTTGTCTGAAGAAACGCTCAATTCGAAACTCAAAAGGTACCTTCAGGTCACCCCATGGCAAGCAGGTTGA
- a CDS encoding tetratricopeptide repeat protein gives MPQETYSQDSLSEAFLLWIPEEGRSLAVGAQRRDLSLPHIPFPIHREDLVDEGPSDDAVGRGVYDYLRQFPDCPWKVDYAELLREAFPHYLADLGAQIVLLDSKEVDAPYVLRKITYMKIFSLLDPANGGLLQRLGMACYEVSHMFPELGRSRYHLLAALGYFQRSLKSLPGDLTSLNYLGQIDFILGDYPEAARHWTDVLSVMEEGTARDALRLKLNRIDAQKVPDHPLADDLEAIGEAMKLYGEGRIRDAKMILDGLEEEGAVAAEFPSPEFYYLLGMCRGKEGETGGAFEAFEKALEIDPEYEPALEGKNSILERGGI, from the coding sequence ATGCCACAGGAAACATATAGCCAAGATTCCCTCTCAGAAGCCTTTCTCCTCTGGATTCCCGAGGAAGGACGCTCCCTGGCCGTGGGAGCGCAGCGGAGAGATCTGTCGCTTCCCCATATTCCTTTCCCAATTCACAGGGAAGACCTAGTCGACGAGGGCCCTTCCGACGATGCCGTCGGTCGGGGCGTATACGATTATCTGCGGCAGTTTCCCGACTGCCCCTGGAAAGTCGACTACGCCGAGCTGCTGCGCGAGGCTTTTCCCCATTACCTGGCCGATCTTGGAGCCCAGATCGTACTTCTTGACAGCAAGGAAGTCGACGCTCCCTATGTCCTTCGCAAGATCACTTACATGAAGATTTTCAGTCTCCTCGATCCAGCCAATGGAGGACTTCTGCAGCGGCTGGGAATGGCTTGTTATGAAGTTAGCCATATGTTTCCCGAATTGGGTCGCAGCCGTTATCATCTGCTTGCCGCTCTGGGCTATTTTCAACGTTCACTCAAGAGTCTCCCCGGCGATTTGACCAGCCTGAATTATCTTGGACAGATCGATTTCATCCTGGGTGATTATCCGGAGGCTGCGCGCCATTGGACCGACGTATTATCTGTCATGGAAGAAGGAACCGCCCGCGATGCCCTGAGGTTGAAGCTGAACCGGATCGACGCGCAGAAAGTTCCGGATCACCCCCTGGCCGATGATCTGGAGGCTATCGGGGAAGCCATGAAGTTGTATGGAGAAGGCAGAATCCGCGATGCGAAAATGATACTGGACGGGCTGGAGGAGGAAGGGGCGGTGGCCGCCGAATTCCCCAGCCCGGAATTTTATTATCTGCTCGGCATGTGTCGAGGCAAGGAGGGAGAGACCGGAGGGGCGTTCGAGGCCTTCGAAAAAGCCCTGGAAATTGATCCCGAATACGAACCGGCCCTGGAGGGGAAAAATTCCATCCTGGAAAGGGGGGGGATATGA
- a CDS encoding CoA-binding protein has translation MSGVTFGDIFFIIMVGGGVYLILFFVNRSRSARLPKNASTADIISDDTILSILTENKTVALVGASSDPSRPSHHVLEYLLREGYTVFPINPLEEKILGHPVRKSLADLPQHPEIVVVFRRPEHVPDITRQAAAMKARVLWLQEGVISHEGLDTARSAGMAVVMDRCIRKEHRRLVGGHSDVGD, from the coding sequence ATGAGCGGGGTGACGTTCGGAGACATCTTTTTTATAATCATGGTGGGAGGGGGCGTTTATCTGATTCTGTTTTTTGTAAATCGCTCACGATCGGCTCGGCTGCCTAAAAATGCCTCCACCGCCGACATCATAAGCGACGATACGATCCTTTCCATCCTGACTGAAAACAAGACCGTCGCCCTGGTGGGCGCTTCATCCGATCCGAGCCGGCCCAGTCATCATGTTCTCGAATATCTCCTCAGGGAAGGATATACGGTCTTTCCGATCAACCCCCTGGAGGAGAAGATCTTGGGCCATCCGGTCCGCAAATCCCTTGCCGACCTGCCCCAGCACCCGGAAATCGTCGTCGTGTTTCGCCGTCCCGAACACGTCCCGGATATCACCCGGCAAGCGGCGGCAATGAAGGCCCGGGTCCTGTGGCTGCAGGAGGGGGTGATCAGTCATGAAGGACTGGATACCGCCCGCTCGGCGGGAATGGCGGTGGTCATGGACCGCTGCATCCGGAAGGAACATCGCCGTCTGGTGGGCGGCCATTCCGATGTGGGGGATTGA
- a CDS encoding ABC transporter permease: MLEIIGRKILNAAQTTGEMLALFFETVYFFKAAPRNLPAIFRQMSEIGIGTLPIASLMALFIGMVLALQTGAELALYGTQEAIGAIVGLSMVKELGPVMTSLLVAGRIGSSMAAEVGAMEVYEEIDALKTLEINPVRYLAMPRLLASLFAVPALVVFATIIGIAGGGLVSGVNPKINVPFNVYYENMIRALTYTEILKGLLKATIFGGIIAQVGCYVGFKTTGGARGIGQSTTRAVVLSFLLIFVANYFLTRLML; encoded by the coding sequence ATGCTTGAAATAATCGGCAGAAAAATACTCAATGCCGCCCAGACTACTGGAGAAATGCTGGCGCTGTTTTTCGAGACGGTTTATTTTTTTAAAGCCGCGCCGCGGAACCTGCCGGCGATCTTCCGACAGATGAGCGAAATCGGGATCGGCACCCTCCCCATCGCCTCCCTGATGGCCCTGTTCATCGGCATGGTCCTGGCCCTTCAGACCGGAGCGGAGCTGGCTCTCTACGGCACCCAGGAGGCCATCGGCGCCATCGTCGGCCTCTCCATGGTCAAGGAACTGGGGCCGGTCATGACCAGTCTGCTGGTGGCGGGGCGCATAGGATCCTCCATGGCGGCAGAGGTAGGAGCCATGGAAGTCTACGAGGAGATCGATGCCCTCAAGACATTGGAGATCAACCCGGTTCGCTATCTCGCCATGCCCAGGCTTCTGGCCTCTCTGTTCGCCGTGCCGGCCCTGGTGGTCTTTGCCACCATTATCGGGATCGCCGGCGGAGGTCTGGTCAGCGGAGTCAATCCCAAAATCAATGTCCCCTTCAATGTCTATTACGAAAACATGATCAGGGCTCTCACCTATACGGAAATCCTTAAAGGATTGCTCAAGGCGACCATTTTCGGCGGCATTATCGCCCAGGTCGGCTGTTATGTCGGTTTCAAGACCACCGGCGGCGCACGTGGCATCGGACAGTCGACCACCCGGGCCGTCGTACTTTCTTTTCTCCTCATTTTTGTCGCTAATTATTTCCTGACACGTTTGATGCTTTGA
- a CDS encoding ABC transporter ATP-binding protein, which translates to MGSNKNNKNSILSKLTHGFTASIFDGCECRSNYEESHGVSIRIEKLNKSYNGNHVLKDIDLEIRPGETFSIIGPSGTGKSVLLKHIVKLETPDSGKIFIDGHDIYEGMREEAERDYRYSMVFQSSALFNSLSVGENVGLWLREKRICIEPRIRRIIRDKLRLVGLEGKEELMTSELSGGMRKRVAIARSLAMNPDLILYDEPTAELDPVTSDELARVIMALKERVNLTTVIVSHDLNFALYLSDRVAMISGGRIVELGTPEEIKASQNPIVRKFIYTTTKGIKGD; encoded by the coding sequence ATGGGTTCCAATAAAAATAATAAAAATTCGATCCTGAGCAAACTTACGCATGGCTTCACCGCCTCCATTTTTGACGGCTGCGAGTGCCGTTCGAATTATGAAGAGTCTCACGGCGTCTCCATCCGTATCGAAAAACTGAATAAATCGTACAATGGCAATCACGTTCTCAAGGATATCGACCTCGAAATCCGCCCCGGTGAAACTTTTTCCATCATCGGCCCTTCAGGGACGGGAAAGAGCGTACTGCTGAAGCACATCGTCAAGCTGGAGACTCCGGACAGCGGAAAAATCTTTATCGACGGCCACGATATCTACGAGGGGATGAGAGAGGAGGCCGAAAGGGATTATCGCTACAGCATGGTTTTCCAGTCTTCGGCCCTGTTCAATTCCTTGAGCGTCGGCGAGAACGTCGGATTGTGGCTGAGGGAAAAGCGCATCTGTATCGAACCCAGGATCCGGCGCATCATCCGCGACAAGCTTCGTCTGGTGGGGCTTGAGGGAAAAGAAGAGCTTATGACCTCCGAACTCTCGGGGGGGATGAGGAAACGAGTGGCCATTGCCCGTTCGCTGGCGATGAATCCTGATCTTATCCTCTACGACGAACCGACGGCGGAACTCGATCCGGTCACCTCCGACGAACTGGCCCGGGTCATCATGGCCCTGAAGGAACGGGTCAACCTCACCACGGTCATTGTCAGCCATGACCTGAACTTCGCTCTCTACCTCTCCGATCGCGTGGCCATGATAAGCGGCGGGCGGATCGTCGAGCTCGGAACGCCGGAGGAGATCAAGGCTAGTCAGAACCCCATTGTGAGAAAGTTCATTTATACGACCACCAAGGGTATCAAGGGGGATTAG
- a CDS encoding MlaD family protein, whose translation MGMSTEKKVGLFFLLALIALGVMIELVEEWSPFEKKNEYKAYFNSAVGIRTGDPVRLAGVEVGKIDSIGLEENRVLVRFHVEEGTAIKKDSVAEIRQSNLLGGQFLGITFGSESSPVLPPGSEVQSREGVNIDQLITNIDRNQERVLGALGDLIEETKGPLADTVGQIENIVRKIDQGDGTLGQLVNNPQLYDDIQFVAGDLKIILDRLEKGEGTLGRLLTDPSLYDEANGTVANLRIISDRVKEGKGSVGRLFADEGLYDNASDALANIRDISDKANKGAGTLGKLINDDSLYEETRGTMTNLNSITKKIDGGEGTLGRLVNEDDIYRDAKTTLNKVEKAVDGISDTGPLSALGVVLGTLF comes from the coding sequence ATGGGTATGTCTACCGAGAAGAAAGTCGGGCTGTTTTTCCTGCTGGCGCTCATCGCACTCGGAGTGATGATCGAGCTGGTCGAGGAATGGAGCCCCTTCGAAAAAAAGAATGAATATAAAGCCTATTTCAATTCCGCCGTCGGAATCAGAACCGGCGACCCTGTGCGCCTGGCAGGGGTAGAGGTCGGCAAGATCGACTCGATCGGTCTTGAGGAGAACCGTGTTCTGGTGAGGTTCCATGTGGAGGAGGGAACAGCCATCAAAAAAGATTCGGTCGCCGAGATCAGGCAGTCCAATCTTCTCGGCGGGCAGTTTCTCGGAATCACCTTTGGTTCGGAATCGAGTCCCGTCCTGCCCCCCGGTTCGGAGGTGCAGAGCAGGGAAGGGGTCAATATCGATCAGCTTATCACCAATATCGACCGCAATCAGGAGCGCGTTCTGGGCGCGCTTGGCGATCTGATCGAGGAAACGAAAGGCCCCCTTGCCGACACCGTCGGGCAGATCGAAAACATCGTCCGCAAGATCGATCAGGGAGACGGCACCCTTGGGCAGTTGGTGAACAACCCGCAACTTTACGACGATATCCAGTTTGTTGCCGGCGACCTTAAAATTATCCTCGACCGCCTGGAGAAAGGGGAGGGGACCCTGGGCCGGCTGCTGACCGATCCTTCCCTCTATGACGAGGCCAACGGCACCGTGGCCAATCTGCGAATTATTTCCGACCGGGTCAAAGAGGGCAAGGGATCGGTGGGACGGCTCTTTGCCGATGAGGGTCTATACGACAATGCCTCCGATGCTCTTGCCAATATCCGCGACATTTCGGACAAGGCCAACAAGGGGGCCGGAACCCTCGGCAAGCTGATCAATGACGATTCCCTGTACGAAGAAACCCGCGGCACGATGACCAATCTCAACAGCATCACGAAAAAGATCGACGGCGGGGAAGGGACTCTCGGACGACTGGTAAACGAAGACGATATCTATCGGGATGCCAAGACAACCCTGAACAAGGTGGAAAAAGCTGTCGACGGAATCAGCGATACTGGACCTCTTTCCGCCCTTGGTGTGGTTCTGGGCACCCTCTTCTGA
- a CDS encoding DmsE family decaheme c-type cytochrome: protein MSYRIIPLVFLCLLAACTDFSTLRSDQPIKPVREYERVLVGRLDSNYIGTEQCLAKCHAHDKINKDFGMSVHGEQVSSENGLPLVNCESCHGPGSLAVDELATTASGEPRCRFETLLPLEKLPARAQTLVCIKCHSAASSPNLHFWSAGTHANSDVSCFDCHKLHRGPQQKVSRREMAELCYGCHQQVRTQFAQFSHHPVPENKVACIDCHEPHGSSQEYLLKGVTGKETCTRCHMEYQGPFVYEHADVTENCTNCHKSHGSPNDPLLTTSQPFLCMQCHAGHHGRGTQSAKGTLSTPEMKAAFYSRCTDCHSSIHGTDIPSGHGRGSFIAR, encoded by the coding sequence TTGAGCTATAGAATTATTCCCCTGGTATTCCTCTGTCTGCTGGCGGCCTGTACCGATTTCTCCACGCTGCGTTCTGATCAACCGATCAAACCGGTCCGGGAATATGAAAGAGTGCTCGTCGGACGTCTCGATTCGAATTATATCGGGACGGAACAATGCCTAGCCAAATGTCATGCCCACGACAAAATCAATAAGGATTTCGGCATGTCTGTTCACGGCGAGCAGGTTTCAAGCGAGAACGGACTGCCGCTGGTCAATTGCGAATCATGCCACGGACCGGGAAGCCTTGCGGTGGACGAACTGGCAACCACCGCCTCCGGCGAACCCCGCTGCCGCTTCGAAACCCTCCTGCCGCTTGAGAAGCTTCCGGCCCGTGCCCAGACACTGGTCTGCATCAAGTGCCATTCTGCTGCCTCTTCTCCCAACCTTCATTTCTGGAGTGCCGGCACACATGCCAACAGCGATGTGAGCTGCTTCGACTGTCACAAGTTGCATCGCGGTCCGCAGCAGAAGGTGAGCAGGCGCGAGATGGCCGAACTCTGCTACGGGTGCCACCAGCAGGTTCGCACGCAGTTCGCTCAATTTTCACATCACCCGGTCCCCGAAAACAAGGTCGCCTGCATCGACTGCCACGAACCGCACGGAAGTTCCCAGGAATACCTGCTGAAGGGAGTGACGGGTAAGGAGACGTGCACCCGGTGCCACATGGAATACCAGGGTCCCTTCGTCTATGAGCATGCAGACGTGACCGAAAACTGCACCAACTGCCATAAGTCGCACGGTTCGCCCAACGATCCACTGTTGACCACGAGCCAGCCGTTTTTATGCATGCAGTGCCATGCAGGCCACCACGGCCGTGGAACCCAGTCCGCCAAGGGGACTCTTTCCACACCGGAAATGAAGGCTGCATTCTATTCTCGCTGCACCGACTGCCATTCGTCGATCCACGGCACCGACATTCCTTCGGGCCACGGGCGGGGAAGTTTCATCGCTCGCTAG
- a CDS encoding ABC transporter substrate-binding protein, whose product MIFFSVLSGFLWPPSSVAKEQFVAVVITADLPRYKQAHEAFVKILRTGGLTEEKVQVYVQTPNPDPMSWANSIRKAVGVGADLIVTYGAPATLVAKKESRGVPVLFADVYDPVALGIVKELAIPGGDITGVSGKTPLTTLIKAFIEVKSVGTIGVLYSSNDQSSLLQVEELAQLASQYGFSIVRKDVNSQKSLPGELQALTGKVDSLFVAESAVLALDLQKILDHSSKNNLPVISQIPGFSDMGALMTLEADPIEQGQLVGVHALQILTGQKAHTLPIRTPRKVALIMNLHTAKELHLTIPFQALSMATRVIK is encoded by the coding sequence ATGATTTTTTTCTCTGTTTTGTCGGGGTTCTTATGGCCCCCTTCATCCGTCGCCAAAGAGCAGTTTGTCGCTGTCGTTATTACCGCCGATCTCCCTCGTTACAAACAAGCCCACGAAGCATTTGTTAAAATTCTCCGGACCGGCGGGTTGACCGAGGAGAAAGTGCAGGTTTACGTTCAGACTCCCAATCCAGATCCGATGTCATGGGCCAACAGTATCCGGAAGGCGGTCGGAGTGGGTGCGGATCTGATCGTCACTTATGGTGCTCCGGCGACCCTTGTCGCCAAAAAAGAATCGAGGGGAGTGCCGGTGCTTTTTGCCGACGTTTACGATCCGGTGGCACTTGGAATCGTCAAGGAGCTGGCCATCCCCGGAGGAGATATTACGGGTGTCAGCGGTAAGACGCCCTTGACGACCCTCATTAAGGCGTTTATCGAGGTTAAATCTGTGGGGACCATTGGAGTCCTTTATTCCTCCAACGATCAGAGTTCGTTGCTCCAGGTGGAGGAACTTGCTCAACTTGCCTCTCAATATGGTTTTTCCATAGTCAGGAAGGATGTCAACAGCCAGAAGAGTCTTCCCGGGGAACTTCAAGCCCTTACCGGAAAGGTCGACAGTTTGTTCGTGGCCGAAAGTGCTGTTTTGGCTCTGGATCTTCAGAAAATTCTTGACCATTCAAGTAAAAACAACCTTCCGGTAATTTCGCAAATCCCCGGATTTTCAGATATGGGGGCTCTGATGACTCTTGAAGCCGACCCCATCGAACAGGGACAACTTGTCGGCGTTCACGCTCTGCAGATCCTTACCGGGCAGAAAGCCCATACGCTTCCAATCCGCACTCCCAGAAAAGTGGCACTGATTATGAATCTTCACACCGCCAAAGAATTGCATCTTACGATCCCCTTTCAAGCCCTGAGCATGGCCACCAGGGTGATCAAGTAG
- a CDS encoding peptidoglycan-binding domain-containing protein has protein sequence MRHILLVTIMAIATGLLMTGTAMGEDLDKYRMPPVPGGGMAEIQDTDFQPLNRSQVQEMQRILAEKGYDPGDADGYIGTETQEAIREFQRSEGLAVTGNPTEQTLRALAPAEKHEFFGLAPEFEGETPQRETEKSPAEETGTMKGY, from the coding sequence ATGAGACATATCTTACTGGTCACCATCATGGCTATTGCAACGGGACTGCTCATGACCGGAACGGCCATGGGCGAAGATCTGGATAAATACCGCATGCCTCCTGTGCCTGGAGGCGGAATGGCGGAGATTCAGGATACGGACTTTCAACCCCTGAACCGCAGCCAGGTCCAGGAAATGCAGAGAATTCTTGCCGAGAAGGGGTATGATCCCGGCGATGCGGATGGCTATATCGGGACGGAAACACAGGAAGCGATCCGTGAATTCCAGAGATCTGAGGGCCTGGCTGTTACCGGTAATCCCACTGAACAGACCTTGAGAGCTTTGGCGCCTGCGGAAAAACATGAGTTCTTCGGCCTGGCTCCTGAATTCGAAGGAGAAACACCGCAAAGGGAAACGGAGAAAAGTCCAGCGGAAGAGACGGGAACGATGAAAGGCTACTGA
- a CDS encoding BON domain-containing protein has product MRTTGKYAKFLLGIILLLAFTACSSTEQTRSTGTYVDDKVIASKVKTELIANEETKARNIEVEVYQGVVQLSGFVETESSKKMAADIARRVEGVVDVKNDLIIRK; this is encoded by the coding sequence ATGAGAACCACAGGTAAATATGCGAAGTTTCTGCTTGGTATTATCCTGCTGCTCGCTTTTACTGCTTGTTCCAGCACGGAACAAACCCGAAGCACCGGAACGTATGTGGACGACAAGGTGATTGCCAGCAAGGTGAAGACCGAACTGATCGCCAACGAAGAGACCAAGGCCAGGAATATCGAGGTCGAAGTCTATCAAGGCGTCGTTCAACTGAGCGGATTCGTGGAGACGGAAAGTTCCAAGAAGATGGCTGCTGACATCGCCCGCCGGGTGGAAGGTGTGGTTGATGTCAAAAATGATCTGATTATACGGAAGTAG